The genomic region GATCCGAAAGCAACAAACTACCCTACTAAACTCCTAGAATCATACATAGGTTCCGTGAATTCTAATGCGGTTTTTCAAATCCTTGCAGATCAGTTTGAGTTAAAGGGCCAAGCAATAAAATTGTCACCACTAATGCCAGGGCAACGTAATTAAAAGGGGTGACGTCTATCATATGCAGCCTTACCTTGCTTTGCAAAGAGGCTGTTTCCACAACTTGAACCCGTGACCTTTTGGTCTTTAGCAACCTTTCCGTTGCGCCAAGGCACGGTAtttaagtaaaaaataaataaataaataaataaaaaagtttctCCCTTCCCCTCCCTAAGTTAATGACCCAAATCCTGCatttttttcctcaaaattaaaattttactgTTGACAAACAGTAAACTTGAAAAATCTCAATTAAAAAGTTGAACCATTCAAATTCAATTGTGTGTTTGTTCTTATCAACGCTAAAACCTACTCTAATTCTACCAAACAAGAAGCAACAAAATTAAGAGAGAATAATTAAACTATAATTAAGTAGGGAACCTATGATCAAACAAGAGGTAGAGAAAAATTTATACACGTATCGAGTTTCTTCGTTCTTCAACGACAGAATTTCCTGAGCTCAAAATTCCAGGCAGAATTCAGATCATAGAAGGAGAATTTGAGgtatttttagagagagaaagtaccTGAATGctgaaattagggtttcattGAGACGGCAGCGGACGAAGGCAGTGAAGCATATAAATTCAATGGAAGGAAACGGTgactctctctgtctctttctctctctagctgTCCGTGTCGTTCTAGTGTTGTGTTTGGGTTTAATTTCGATTTTACCTTTTATCTTGTGTTTTCTCTTTTTGCTCTTCCGGCTATTCTCCGACATCTGTGAAACTATACCAGAAAACCcagactttttatttattttattttatttttttaagcttCTAGAGGCTCAAAGCCTATACCTGTTTAATTCTTCGAGtacatccatatttttatattaagagAATGGAGAGTTCAGTAAAATTACATAATAAGCAGTTTAATTTgtcaaattcgtcatccacgagattcaaacctaaaacatcTCACTTTCAAGTGAGAAAGAATATTAtcaaaccgtaatactaagtaacaagaactatttaattttttgattacatcgatatttttatattaagagAAGGAAGAGTTTAGTCAAATCACACAATGGGTAGTCTAATTTAGTATCATATTCgttatccacgagattcgaacataagacatatcactttcaagtgaaaaaaaatactaccaaatcgtaatattaagtgacaagaactgtttaatttttaatcgttATTTAGTAATCCTACTTACAcaaaaaaatgtatttgaatctaaatattaaaataaatcaaacaattaTCACTTTGTACATCAGTCcaataatatttctttttatttgaatttacaTTTGTTTTCAACACTTTCAAGTTTTACGTTGAGCGTTAAAAAACTAATGTCAATTTAAATAAAGTTTTCTAAAAACAAATGTTTGAGTAGGACTAAGATCCCAACCTAATTTGACTCACAAAAGCAACACTTTGACGTCACACGATGCCCACGTTCGTGGGAATCCGGATTCTTGCCGGATCAATTTTGTCAGAATTTTGAAGATTTGTGAATCTTATCTGTTTGTCgtatattataaaattattttaaatatttttatttaattaaatacaaataattcCTCATAAAAATTGATTATGCGATGAACGAATACAATTCACGTATGCTAAAAATTCTTACCACGGGGAGGATCTCGTTGGCGATAAAACAATTCAGTTCCTTCAGTCGTACTTCTCAAAACCCCTGCCAAACAAGCACGCCctccattttaaattttaattataaaaaaaacccCCACAAATCCCAGAAATAATACGTTTCTCTTTCTCTTACAAAAAAAGGGCACAACGCAAGCGTAGGCCTGTTAGAgagaaaacagagaaaaaatGGCTATGGCTCGGGCGAGCTCGGGGCTCCAGTACCCCGAGCGGTTTTACGCGGCGGCCTCCTATGCCGGCTTCGACGGATCTCCTCGCTCCACCTCCAAAGCCGTTCGCGCCAAGTTCAGCTCCGAGTCCGCACTCATACTCTACGCCTTGTACCAGCAGGTACATCCCTCCACTGCCTCCTCCGATCCCCATTCCTCTCACATTTCTGAAAATTCGATCTCAATTTTATCTTCCTTGATTCTCGATCGCATTGCTCGTACAAATGCGAATTGCGCGGCTAATCTGATTTTTTTCACTCTGCCGCAACATTTTGCGTTTTGGAATTTTACTGATTGGCAATCCCATTTCTGATCATTTTTGCTCGGATTTTGTTGCATGGAGTGCTTTATTTGCGTTTTGATGTGGTTTTGATTGGTGATGTGGATTTTGATTGTTCAGTGGAGTGCTTGAATTTTGCGTTGATTCGTTCGTGTTTACTTTCTGCAATGATGATGTGTGATTTAGGTAGATCTGGTTTATCGAATTCCAGATTTGTATATTTTGGATGGTGATCTAATACTTGGATTGAATTCTCTTTATCTATGCAGTTGTGTATGTACCTATGTGTAATTATGGATGCATGTATGTGAATTACGTCAATGTAATGTGTGTCACTGTACGCATTTGAGTGGTTTTGCAATTGCAATTGCAGGCTACCGTAGGGCCTTGTAACGTACCGGAACCTAGTGCTTGGAATGCTGTTGAGAAAAGCAAATGGAGCAGGTACACTGCTAGTTACCGCTTCCTTATTCTCATTTTAAGATGGCATACTTGTGTCCGGAGGTTTCTATGAGATTTGCACTAGACACAAATTGCATATGTCGTGATTCTAGTTCGATTggaaatctttttctttttttctgaattttttaatatttatgaattcttttttttttatttatgaattatTAAAGATATATACGTGATAGATAAAcaatttactaattaattaaataaatttaatcaatttcatTCAAATACTATATTAAGGTCTTCCCCTATAATACTTCAGGTGCTAATTGGTACTCAGTAGTTGCTGTTTAGAATCTTGAACTTACCAGTGAATAGCATGTTCTGGTCCATAAATAAGGAACCGTGGAGGGAGGGGGATTGGGTGTATCAGTATACAAATATTGGATATAGAACCCACAAGTTATCTGTGGCATTTTTGGGCCTATTATTGCTAGATTTGAGAGAATATGCATAAGCTAATTATGACTGATAGGAATAGTTTCCCTGAAATGAAACCAGCTTTGAAAATGCTGGCtgaatctctctctccccattgtTGCATTTCATTTAGTTCTTTTCTCTAGGAACCTCTCCTTTGGTACAATCCTATACAAGTCTTTGGGTAATAGATTGTGCAATTGTGTTATACCTCAGCTGCACATTGTATTTTATATCTGCAATGTCATGCATTTATTCCCacagttgatttttttttttaatggtgtTTCACATAAACAATTTCCAGCTGGAAGAAGATTTCAGACATGGCTTCCACTGAAGCAATGCgtctttttgtgaaaatattagAGGTATGTGCAATAAGATTTTCTGGTCCATGTTTTTGTCTTTTAACCAAAAGCTTCACCGATATATCTTGATTTGCATTATTTTTGAGTAGGAGGAAGATCCAGGTTGGTATTCAAGAGCGTCAAACTTTGTTTCAGAGCCTGTGGTAGATGTACAAATGAACGTGAGTATGGAAATTATTTCTATgatattctattttcttcttcgtcCATTGCCAACTGATCATAAACTAAAAGAACTTGCATAATCTGCAAATCGTTTAGAGACTTAAAGGGTTCGTCTGTCTTTTGTATTTAGTGTTTCTCTctgtgttttattgtttttggttggttaTAGCAATATTCAAGTATTCAGCCAGTCGTTGAGAATGGTAACACTTTTCCCGAGACCAAGACAATCTCCACTGAAAACGGAAGCATAGTGGAAGCTCAGGATAAAGATGTTGTCTCCGAAGGCTTTGGATCAGTTGTTGTCTATGATCAATGGATTGCACCTCCAATATCTGGCCATCGTCCAAAATCCCGATACGAGGTATTCGGTTATCTgtatcttcattttcttcatcttctctgCCTTCTTCTTTTTGAGCATAGTGTTCTCACCTTTTCAGCATGGAGCGGCAGTTATTCAAGACAAGATGTACATCTATGGTGGAAACCACAATGGTCGTTACCTAAATGATCTCCATGTAAGCAACATATTTGCATGCATACACCTatacaaatttacaaatcattAGTGATCTACATTGGATGGTTGGCCAAATCTTACTATGGTgtaatttgggtttttgttttatagatactttttcttgttcttgctAATTGGAAGTACAATACAGGTCTTGGATTTGAGGAGTTGGAGTTGGTCAAAGATCGACGCCAAATCTGTGGCTGAGTCAGCTGAGGCACCCTCACCAGTAACAGTAACCCCATGTGCGGGTCATTCGTTGGTTAGTATTGCCCCTTAGTTAATATTAGAGTCAAGGCTCTATTACAAACACATGAATATCCCTCTTTTTTTGCTGACTTTTCCTGTAATGATTATGAATACCTACATTAATGTGCAATCATGTCTCTGTTTCTGTAGATACCTTGGGATaataaacttatttcaattgctGGACATACAAAGAATCCTAGTGATTCTATTCAGGGTAAGAAATAATAACTATTATCATGGTGCTCTTTCGTTTTCTAATGACATCAAACCTTGGGTGATATCTCggtctttctgctttaaccatTGCTTAATAGAACCTCTGTCTACATTCAATTAAAGCTTTTCAGGACTGTTCCATTTTTGTATTGAATGTGTGCTTTCAAAGTAGTAAGAAAAACTCATTTCACATTCGTGCAGACTTATTATTTTGCCATATTTTCTTTACCTTGATTCGGTTACTGCTTTCTTATGCTTTTCCCCATGTTTTGGCATGACAGTGAAGGCATTCGATCTACAAACTTGCTCGTGGTCATTCTTAAAGACTTATGGGAAACCACcggtatttatttatttgctaTTCTGTTTCGTATTTGTGAAAATCTGTGTGTTAGCACCAGGGTGGGGTTTGAATTTTAGGAATCATGGTCCTTTCCCATTCATGTTTTACAGGCATCACGTGGAGGTCAATCCGTGTCTCTTGTTGGAGGCAGCTTGGTGATTTTCGGGGGACAAGATGCAAAGAGATCTCTCTTGAATGACCTGCATATTCTTGACCTAGAAACAATGACGTGGGATGAGATTGATGCTGTGTAAGATTTATCTTGAAACTTTAGAAGCACTAgtaacattttgttttttctcttttgatgGTAGTACTCACATAATTGGCAAATTTTGTTAAAAGGATGTATACTGCGGTATGTGAAAAAAGTCATTTTTCTGCattaatgataatgacaaatGTTGGCACATATTTCTATTAGGGTTTGGAATGGGCTAGACTAGAAAATATATGTTCAAGACATGCATGTTCTTTGATCAACTTTTGATGTTAAATTGTTAATATTATTTCAATCTTTCACAGAGGGGTGCCTCCTTCTCCAAGGTCTGATCATGCTGCTGCTGTCCATGCTGACCGCTATCTTCTTATATTTGGTGGTGGTTCTCATGCCACTTGTTACAATGATCTCCATGTCCTTGATTTGCAAAGTGTAAGACAAGTTGTCTATTCtgaaatttctttttgtgtttactAAAAAATATCACTCACGTCTTTCATATATTTGGACTGTATAGATGGAGTGGTCAAGACCCACACAACAAGGTGAAATACCAACTCCACGGGCTGGACATGCAGGTGTTACTGTTGGAGAGAATTGGTTCATAGTTGGTGGTGGTGACAACAAGAGTGGTATGTAAGCTATAATTTTTGCATCTGGCTTGTTTTGGAATTCATAAAATTTCTGGTTGATCTACTTTTTAACTGGACTCCACTGTACTCTATGCACTTAGGTATTGATCTCTTCAATTTTTACTTTTGCAGGCGCTTCAGAAACTGTTGTCCTAAATATGTCCACACTTGTTTGGTCTGTTGTAACTACCGTTGAAGGGCGCATTCCTGTTGCTAGTGAGGTATTCTATTCTTGGGAACTCTGTATAGTTAACCTAGCTTGAATGGCTTTGAGCTACATTTCTTCGTATCATATTAATTATAAATCATGATAAGATCTTTGCATCCATGAGCGATTAATACCATGTAATAGTTGAGACTATTCACCGCCAGCAGTAATGTAGCAGAACGACGATCTCATTGTCTCCTTTTTCAGGGACTAAGTTTGGCCGTAGGTTCATACAATGGTGAAGATGTTCTTGTATCATTTGGAGGATACAATGGGTGTTACAACAATGAGGTGAGGATCAGGTTTCATACTTTTGTAGCGTACACTGCTTCTGTTCTATTGTCATCTTAAATTTGCTTCTTCCTGTTAGGTTAATGTTCTTAAACCAAGCCACAAGTCAACCTTGCAATCGAAGATGATGGAAACTCCTGTTCCTGACAGTATTTCTGCTGTGCTTAATCAAAGTGCTACCAGAGATGTGGAGTCTGAAATAGGGCAAGAAGGAAAAATTAGGGAAATTGTTATGGACGATGTTGACTCAGATCCCATGGTACGTATTATTAAAAATCATGTAGAGTTTTAGCCAGAATGTTGCGTCTTACGTATTATTTTACTTAAACATCTGGACTCATGCAGAAATCAAGAGGCAAGGTTACCAATGAACATCTTATGGCAACCCTCAAAGCAGAGAAAGAAGAATTAGAGTCATTACTCAGCAAGGAGAAAGTGCAAACGCTCCAATTAAAGGAAGATTTAGCCGAAGCAGAGACTCGTAACACTGACCTGTACAAGGTACTTTATGTTCACAAAGAAATTATGATTGTTCATTTTCAACGGCACTTGTAATTCTTGTACAATTCTCTCCACGTTTAAGATTAGatggagattttttttattgtccACTGGCAGTTGTGATTGTCCAATTATTCGAGGGCACACATAATTCTTGTATATCTTTCCTCTTATGAATTGCCATTGATCTTCTCATACTGATTTTGTAGGAGCTTCAATCGGTGCGTGGTCAACTTGGATCTGAGCAGTCAAGATGTTTCAAACTCGAGGTATGTTTTTCTGTTTGAACTGAGTTTACCTTTTGGCTCGCAAATGTGGACAACTATCACTTGATTCTTGGTTCATCAAGATGTTTCCGTCGCCAAACAAGATTTGCTGCACTTCTGGTTCAAATTTTCTGCTAATTACTCTTTGAACCTGCAGGTTGAACTTGCAGAACTACGACAGAAGCTCCAAACAATGGAGACATTGCAGAAAGAACTCGAACTCCTCCAGCGACAGAAGGCTGCATCCGAACAAGCAGCGTTAAATGCTAAAAGGCAGGGCTCAGGTGGCGTCTGGGGCTGGCTCGCGGGAACCCCTGCTAATGAAAAAGCTGATGACGCCTAAGTAGATTTCGAAACCAATTGGAAATAGGGTTTGTTACTTGTTAGATTCAGACCTCTTAGTACCATTCGACATATTTTTGATATACTCAACCAAAAGTTCTTTCCTGGGATAGAAGAAATAGGTTACGAGGTTGTTGTCGGCGAGAGAGGGACGGAATCGGGAACCCCCTTCGGGGGTTTTGCATGAATACATACATGTAGTTTCATGTCTGAGTGCTTATATTATTCTTTTGGGTCACAAATTTTTGTTGGAGTCTGTATTCAAGTGAATACATATTAAATGGAAGTGTAGATCTCATTTGTTATAATTTGTATGCAAAACCAAGCGTATTGCCATTCtaagattcatacagccgatcccacttaatgggataaagctttgttgttgtcatcGTCTAATGAAAATATAGTTGAGCTACCTTCTAATCTTTCTTCCCTAGAGGCTTTTGAGTTACTTTCTGCTCATTGTAATTGTTCTATAATACTCCACTTAAAGCTCTTGGATCCAATTTAACGGttgtcaaagaaaaacaaaaacttttaaGGCAGTATTCTCAAAGAATTTTCTTACAGATGTGACTTAgcctagttttttatttttttaacaaacgatattatttgcaCGAAAGGAGAGGGagtaggcttagcctcacaatgggctagcaataatgtgattcaaattcgattttaatgagaatcaaacctaagacctctcacttacataTAAAGAAGAATACCAGTAAATCATAGTAGTAAGTAGCTAGTTAATTTGACAATACTTatattattttgcattttaaaaGTTCAAATATCTTTCTTCGATAGAAATGGGCTAAAACTGGAATAAAATTCACTCTGGATTTTTATATCCTCAGTCCTGGAATCGAAAGATCTAAATCGT from Pyrus communis chromosome 9, drPyrComm1.1, whole genome shotgun sequence harbors:
- the LOC137745173 gene encoding acyl-CoA-binding domain-containing protein 4-like; translated protein: MAMARASSGLQYPERFYAAASYAGFDGSPRSTSKAVRAKFSSESALILYALYQQATVGPCNVPEPSAWNAVEKSKWSSWKKISDMASTEAMRLFVKILEEEDPGWYSRASNFVSEPVVDVQMNQYSSIQPVVENGNTFPETKTISTENGSIVEAQDKDVVSEGFGSVVVYDQWIAPPISGHRPKSRYEHGAAVIQDKMYIYGGNHNGRYLNDLHVLDLRSWSWSKIDAKSVAESAEAPSPVTVTPCAGHSLIPWDNKLISIAGHTKNPSDSIQVKAFDLQTCSWSFLKTYGKPPASRGGQSVSLVGGSLVIFGGQDAKRSLLNDLHILDLETMTWDEIDAVGVPPSPRSDHAAAVHADRYLLIFGGGSHATCYNDLHVLDLQSMEWSRPTQQGEIPTPRAGHAGVTVGENWFIVGGGDNKSGASETVVLNMSTLVWSVVTTVEGRIPVASEGLSLAVGSYNGEDVLVSFGGYNGCYNNEVNVLKPSHKSTLQSKMMETPVPDSISAVLNQSATRDVESEIGQEGKIREIVMDDVDSDPMKSRGKVTNEHLMATLKAEKEELESLLSKEKVQTLQLKEDLAEAETRNTDLYKELQSVRGQLGSEQSRCFKLEVELAELRQKLQTMETLQKELELLQRQKAASEQAALNAKRQGSGGVWGWLAGTPANEKADDA